The DNA segment CAATCTAAATTCCCATTAGGTCAAGCAGTTTACTTTGATACTGAAAAAGATGGCCGTATGATCTTTGCGATTCCACGTGAAGGTAAAGCATATGTTGGTACAACAGACACATTCTATGATAATGACAAAACATCACCACTACCAACACAAGAAGACAGAGATTATTTAATTGATGCTATCAATTACATGTTCCCAGAAGTTGAAGCTACTGATGATGACATTGAATCATCATGGGCTGGTGTAAGACCGTTAATTTTAGAAGAAGGTAAAGACCCTTCTGAAATTTCAAGAAAAGACGAAGTTTGGGAAGGTAAATCAGGTCTTCTTACAATCGCTGGCGGTAAATTAACTGGCTATCGTCACATGGCTTTAGAAATCGTTGACTTACTTTCTAAACGCTTAAAATCAGAATATGGATTAAAATTCAAAAAATGTGAAACTAAAAACTTACCAATTTCAGGCGGAGATGTTGGCGGCAGTAAAAACTTTGAACATTTTGTAGAAGAAAAAGTAAAAGATGCTCAAGCTTATCAAATCGATGAAGATATTGCTCGTCATTTCGCTTCAAAATACGGTTCAAATGCTGAAGATTTATTCAAGATCGCACAAACGGCACAATATCAAGAGTCAGGTATTCCATTAGATATTTATACAGAACTTGTTTATTCAATTCAAAATGAAATGGTTTATCGTCCAACTGACTTCTTTATCCGTCGTACAGGTAAATTATACTTCAAAATCGATGACGTATTAGAATATAAAGATAGAGTAATCGATATTATGACTGAATTATTAGGTTACTCAAACATCGAGAAAGTTCAATACACTAAAGAATTACAAGTAGCTATTGATGAAGCTCAATCAGGTAACAACCAACCAGCTGTTAAAGAATAATAAAGCTTCTGTACCTAATAATGAATGGTAGTTTGAAATATTGCATATGGTTAGCCAATCAGAGTTTTTACTCTGATTGGCTTTTTTGAGTGTTAAGATAACGAATTAGAAAATTTTAAATCAATTAACTTGTTGCTAACTATTTGATAACATAGTATCTTAAAGGTATATTGAACATACAATACATATGAATTGACATTTGTTTTTGGGGGCAAAGAAATGAATGAGAATGAATTTTTTATCACAGTTTCAGATGGGACCATGTTAGAAGTTAAACGAGACAAAGCAAAGCATGACACAATTGGTGTTGTGCATTTTCTGCATGGAATGTCTGAACATATGGGTAGATACGATAAATTAATAAAATCATTGAATCAGCAAGGCTACGATGTTATTAGGCATAATCATAGAGGTCATGGTAAACACCTCGATGAAAAGCAAAAAGGACATATTCAAAATTTAGAGTTAGCTGCTGACGATACATATGAAATCGCACAAACGATTTGCACACGTTATAATGATATACCTTATATTGTGATAGGTCATTCAATGGGTTCCATGGTTGCACGAGTTTTTGCCTATAGATATCCTCATGCTGCACAGGGATTAATCCTCATCGGTACAATGCAACATTCCAAGTTAAAGAGTATTCCGGCTATGATTGCATTAAAGTTAATTACAATTTTCTGCGGCAAAAATCGTCGCATGAAATGGTTAAATAATTCTATGTATAAATCGTTTAATAAAAATATTAAAAACGTTCATTCAGATAATGATTGGCTTTCAAGTGACAGAAATGAAGTAAAACGTTATGAAAAGGATCCTAACTCAGGATTTCTTGTTTCCAACCAATTAATATACCAAGTTGTTAAACAACAAATTACTACAAGCAAAACTAAAGTAATGAAAAAGTTGAATCCAAATTTACCTATTTTACTTATATCAGGGAAAGAAGATCCATTAGGTGAATATGGCAATGGCATCCGTCGATTAGGCAAGATTTATAAACAAGCTGGTATTCAACATATTACCGTTCAATTGTATAAAAATAAGAGACATGAGATATTGTTGGAAAATGATTGTGAAACAACTTGGCAACATATGTATGAATGGATAGAGAAACAAATTTTAAAAGATAGAGAGAGTTGACTTATATGAGAGACGGTAAACCTTTTATCATAGTTGTCGTAGGCCCGACAGCTGTGGGGAAGTCCGACTTCAGTATCGAACTTGCAAAACGTTTCAATGGTGAAATTATTAGTGGCGATTCGATGCAAGTATACAAACAGATGGACATAGGTACTGCCAAAGTTTCTAAGGAAGAAATGAATACTGTACCACATCATATGATTGATATTTTAGAACCAGACGATAACTTTTCAGCTTATGCATTTAAAGAACGAGCACAACGACTCATATCTGAAATTACTGAGCGAGGTCGTACACCCATCATTGCAGGTGGGACTGGCTTGTATATTCAATCATTAATTTATGATTACGACTTCGATGATGAAACGATTTCTGATGAAGAGAACGAACGTGTTGAAGCGAAATTAAAGCAACTAGAACAATTGTCTAATGATGAACTTCATGCATATTTGGCAACATTTGATAAAGATTCGGCACGCGATATTCACCCTAATAATAGAAAAAGAGTAGTAAGAGCCATACAATATTATTTAAAAACAAAAAAACTTTTAAGTTCTCGCAAGAAAATGCAACATGGCGACCTAATTTATGATACATTATTACTAGGGATAGAAATGTCGCGTAATACTTTATATCAAAACATAAATGAACGCGTTGATATAATGTTGGAACGCGGATTATTAAATGAAGTTGAACAGCTCGTTAACCAAGGATACGAATCGTGTCAAAGTATGCAAGCGATTGGCTATAAAGAAATGGTGCCCGTAGTGAAAGGCGAGATGGATTTAGAGGATGCAGCAGTTATTTTAAAGCAGCATTCAAGAAATTATGCAAAGCGCCAAATGACATGGTTTAAAAATAAACTAGATGTTGTATGGTTAGATAAAGAGCAGCGTTCACTATCATTAATGTTAGAAGAAGTTTCCGCCCTAATAAAGACAAAGGAGTAACACAAAGAATGATTAAACATGAAAGCATCCAAGACAAATTCCTAGGCCAATTTAGGGATGAAAAAACGAAAGTCGTCGTTTTTTTAATCAATGGCTTCCAAATGAAAGGAATCATTGAGGATTATGACAAGTACTTAGTTTGCTTACAATCACAAGGAAAACAACATCTGATTTATAAGCATGCTATTAGTACATTTACCATTGATGATGCTGAAGAATAATTAATTATTAAAAACAAAACGATGGAATGGGACTGAAATCGATTTTTTTAACTGACATTTCGTAGTCCCACTTAATGAAAAAGAGTCTGAGACAATAATTTATTGTCTCAGACTCTCATTATTTTTAATATAAAATTTTGTCTCAAAATTTACGATTAAAGTACGTCTTCAATTTCAGCCTTAATTTGTTCAGGTTTCTTTTGTGGTGCGAAACGATTAACAACGTTACCTTCTCTATCTATCAAGAACTTTGTGAAATTCCATTTAATCTTTTCATTTAAAAAGCCATTTTGTGCTTCAGTTAAAAATTTAAATAAAGGATGTTGATGCTCGCCTTTAACATCAATCTTCTCATGCATAGGGAAGGTAACACCGTAGTTGATTTTACAATTATGTGTGGCCTCTTCACCAGTACCTGGTTCTTGACCGCCAAATTGGTTACATGGGAATCCTAAAACAACAAACGATTGGTCTTTATATTCATTGTACAGTTGTTGCAAACCTTCAAATTGAGGCGTGAAACCACATTCACTCGCAGTGTTAACGATTAACATTACTTGTCCTTTGTAATCCTCTAATTGATACGTATCTCCATTTGTTTTTTGAACTTCAATATCATAAATATTCATTTCCATCACCTCTTAAATTAAATTTAACACAATTGAAGCCTATAGTCTTGAAGTACACACTATGATAGAATGGCTAAGAAAACTATGAAACGAGGTGCATATGATGACCCAACAAAAATTACATTCTACAGATAAACAATACGAAACAGCCATACTCGTTGGCGTACATGTGCAATCAGAAGATGAAAATCGCTTTGATTCGACAATGGTAGAACTTGAATCACTTTCAAAGACTTGCCAACTAAACGTGCAAACACAATTTTCACAAAATCGACATCAAGTCGATCATAAATATTATGTAGGTAAAGGTAAATTAGAAGAAATACAAGCCTATATTCAACATCATGATGTTGACGTAGTAGTCACTAATGATGAATTAACGACAGCACAATCGAAAACTTTAAACGGTAATTTAAATGTAAAAATTATTGATCGTACACAGTTAATATTAGAAATATTTGCCTTAAGAGCGAGAAGTAAAGAAGGTAAATTACAAGTTGAATTAGCAC comes from the Staphylococcus hsinchuensis genome and includes:
- the hfq gene encoding RNA chaperone Hfq, which codes for MIKHESIQDKFLGQFRDEKTKVVVFLINGFQMKGIIEDYDKYLVCLQSQGKQHLIYKHAISTFTIDDAEE
- a CDS encoding glycerol-3-phosphate dehydrogenase/oxidase codes for the protein MSLSTLKREQIKHDLKNETYDVVIIGGGITGAGIALDASQRGMKVALVEMQDFAQGTSSRSTKLVHGGLRYLKQFQVGVVAETGRERAIVYENGPHVTTPERMLLPMHKGGTFGKFSTSLGLAMYDRLAGVKKSERKKMLNSKQTLEKEPLVKKDGLKGGGSYVEYRTDDARLTIEVMKRAEEKGATILNHTKSVHFTYDTNEKVNGIHVEDQINGETYPIKSKKVINASGPWVDEVRSGDYARNNKQLRLTKGVHIVIDQSKFPLGQAVYFDTEKDGRMIFAIPREGKAYVGTTDTFYDNDKTSPLPTQEDRDYLIDAINYMFPEVEATDDDIESSWAGVRPLILEEGKDPSEISRKDEVWEGKSGLLTIAGGKLTGYRHMALEIVDLLSKRLKSEYGLKFKKCETKNLPISGGDVGGSKNFEHFVEEKVKDAQAYQIDEDIARHFASKYGSNAEDLFKIAQTAQYQESGIPLDIYTELVYSIQNEMVYRPTDFFIRRTGKLYFKIDDVLEYKDRVIDIMTELLGYSNIEKVQYTKELQVAIDEAQSGNNQPAVKE
- the miaA gene encoding tRNA (adenosine(37)-N6)-dimethylallyltransferase MiaA, whose protein sequence is MRDGKPFIIVVVGPTAVGKSDFSIELAKRFNGEIISGDSMQVYKQMDIGTAKVSKEEMNTVPHHMIDILEPDDNFSAYAFKERAQRLISEITERGRTPIIAGGTGLYIQSLIYDYDFDDETISDEENERVEAKLKQLEQLSNDELHAYLATFDKDSARDIHPNNRKRVVRAIQYYLKTKKLLSSRKKMQHGDLIYDTLLLGIEMSRNTLYQNINERVDIMLERGLLNEVEQLVNQGYESCQSMQAIGYKEMVPVVKGEMDLEDAAVILKQHSRNYAKRQMTWFKNKLDVVWLDKEQRSLSLMLEEVSALIKTKE
- a CDS encoding glutathione peroxidase; amino-acid sequence: MNIYDIEVQKTNGDTYQLEDYKGQVMLIVNTASECGFTPQFEGLQQLYNEYKDQSFVVLGFPCNQFGGQEPGTGEEATHNCKINYGVTFPMHEKIDVKGEHQHPLFKFLTEAQNGFLNEKIKWNFTKFLIDREGNVVNRFAPQKKPEQIKAEIEDVL
- a CDS encoding alpha/beta fold hydrolase; this translates as MNENEFFITVSDGTMLEVKRDKAKHDTIGVVHFLHGMSEHMGRYDKLIKSLNQQGYDVIRHNHRGHGKHLDEKQKGHIQNLELAADDTYEIAQTICTRYNDIPYIVIGHSMGSMVARVFAYRYPHAAQGLILIGTMQHSKLKSIPAMIALKLITIFCGKNRRMKWLNNSMYKSFNKNIKNVHSDNDWLSSDRNEVKRYEKDPNSGFLVSNQLIYQVVKQQITTSKTKVMKKLNPNLPILLISGKEDPLGEYGNGIRRLGKIYKQAGIQHITVQLYKNKRHEILLENDCETTWQHMYEWIEKQILKDRES